From a single Kiritimatiellia bacterium genomic region:
- the glmM gene encoding phosphoglucosamine mutase → MRELLKVGISGVRGIVGESFTPQIAVGFAQAFGAFVGRGSVLIGRDTRPSGLMIEYAVVAGLQSVGCKPVLVGVVPTPTLLFLTRHLAARGGIMITASHNPAEWNALKFIDRRGLFLGEEKAQHLFDLYHQQDFPFVAEADIARVAHQPYPMEAHFGRIVDYVDRDSIRARRFRVAVDVVNGVGALYSKFFLENLLGCAVVPLHDAPTGVFERNPEPLPQHLTALSQAVVREGCDIGFAQDPDGDRLAIVDERGEPIGEDLTLAFACKQVLEAHERGPVVINLSASRVVEDVARAAGCSVSRTRIGETHVARAMLESNAVIGGEHNGGVILPRIHPCRDSFAAMAIVLELMARTGKTVSQLRSEMPAYVVVRRKNTIRSEQVPVALRELRRAYSHRPMNFLDGCFIEFEDAWAHVRRSNTEPVLRITVEAPRAEQANALADEIESRLSPFLG, encoded by the coding sequence GTGAGAGAGCTTCTCAAGGTCGGCATATCCGGAGTTCGCGGTATCGTTGGGGAATCCTTCACGCCCCAGATTGCCGTTGGTTTCGCGCAGGCCTTTGGCGCGTTCGTGGGTCGGGGCTCGGTACTTATCGGCCGCGATACGCGGCCCAGCGGATTGATGATTGAATATGCTGTAGTCGCGGGTCTTCAGAGCGTGGGGTGCAAACCCGTCTTGGTGGGCGTGGTTCCAACGCCGACGCTTCTCTTCCTCACGCGGCACCTCGCCGCGCGTGGAGGCATCATGATCACCGCGAGCCACAATCCCGCCGAATGGAACGCGTTGAAGTTCATCGACCGGCGCGGACTGTTCCTCGGCGAAGAGAAAGCCCAGCATCTCTTCGATCTTTACCACCAGCAGGATTTTCCTTTTGTCGCGGAAGCCGACATCGCGCGCGTCGCACATCAACCTTATCCCATGGAGGCCCACTTTGGGCGTATCGTTGATTACGTCGACCGGGATTCGATTCGGGCCCGGCGCTTTCGTGTGGCGGTCGATGTCGTCAACGGCGTTGGGGCCCTTTACTCGAAATTTTTTCTTGAGAATCTGCTCGGATGCGCGGTCGTCCCGCTTCACGACGCCCCCACCGGCGTTTTTGAGCGTAATCCCGAACCTCTTCCCCAGCATCTGACCGCGCTTTCGCAGGCCGTCGTTCGGGAGGGTTGCGATATCGGATTTGCCCAGGACCCGGATGGCGACCGATTGGCGATTGTCGACGAGCGCGGCGAACCGATCGGCGAGGATCTGACTCTCGCCTTTGCTTGCAAGCAGGTGCTCGAGGCGCACGAGCGGGGTCCCGTGGTCATCAACCTTTCTGCGAGCCGAGTCGTGGAGGATGTCGCCCGCGCGGCAGGCTGCAGCGTTTCGAGGACGCGAATCGGCGAGACGCATGTTGCAAGAGCCATGCTGGAAAGCAATGCGGTCATCGGCGGCGAGCACAACGGGGGCGTGATCCTTCCGCGCATCCATCCTTGTCGCGACAGTTTTGCCGCCATGGCCATCGTCCTTGAGCTCATGGCGAGGACCGGCAAAACCGTGTCCCAGCTTCGATCGGAAATGCCGGCCTACGTGGTTGTCCGTCGCAAAAATACGATCCGCTCGGAGCAGGTTCCCGTCGCGCTTCGGGAGTTGCGCCGAGCCTATTCCCATCGGCCGATGAATTTTTTGGACGGCTGTTTTATCGAATTCGAAGACGCATGGGCGCATGTCCGTCGATCGAACACGGAGCCGGTCCTGCGGATCACCGTGGAAGCCCCGCGCGCCGAGCAGGCAAACGCGTTGGCCGACGAAATCGAATCGCGGCTCAGCCCCTTTCTGGGCTGA
- a CDS encoding hsp70 family protein — MTVSARFTVGIDLGTTNCAVAYVDHREGRKVHDFRIDQWVAHGVRERRDLLPSFLCALLPHERTPEDERWNPRWRAGYFARDMATTAETRCIHSAKSWLCHRLVDREAPILPWQADPQVQKISPIEAQSILLSHMRTAWDLDHPDAPLSEQEVYLTVPASFDESAREYTLAAARLAGLPEVRLLEEPQAAFYAWLAEHETSWERILQPGDQVWVCDVGGGTTDFTLIEVRRRSDGTPSLHRTAVGEHLILGGDNLDLALALHLEPRWGVRLDARLLPPAVAVCRNVKELFFSNDAPNEMDVALPDRGARLVGGSRRTRVERDEIREFLLNGFLPVVPLDATVARSGSALQVFGLPYARDPAITRHAADFLRQHLKRAEDGRPIPPSAILFNGGFFISSLLRERFLQTVSQWFSSADSAWVPTVLSSSRLDLAVARGAAYFGLVQRGSGVRIHSTLGRAYYLALGSATGMESERAVCIAPADLEPNLRIRVDSLPLRARVNAPVSFQLAHSHSRVGDRAGDIVPLADEGVVLTDSLQTKITTSTRGAGDLLDVALSAELTEIGTLDVRIQARGGPQQWRLTFDARESRPASMGQTHPRSLEAIDASLVDRVRRAAESWFELPPAEAEQSSIFKSVEAAAGLKREDWSAARCRAYWDACRDLESLRRRSPGHEVGWLNLAGYLMRPGYGFPGDDARAQQLWKIMSSGPIHINRDTVRCATWIFWRRLAGGLSRGQQTALAGPLARAVRELAAGRTPNHPPLRRGAYETTEVIRLLASLERWTAQEREALADRLAEVVSGRGKWVDPRVARWALGRLGAREPAYGPLNAVLSADKAELWLQALMEGLPPDRLTDDDLFAIGSIVRRTGDRMRDVSETARTAALNALRKRGAAEEMLAAFESGSEWNDAGRNAEFGEALPPGLII; from the coding sequence ATGACGGTATCCGCCCGTTTCACGGTCGGAATCGACCTCGGGACCACCAATTGCGCGGTCGCCTACGTCGACCACCGCGAAGGCAGAAAAGTCCATGATTTCCGAATTGATCAGTGGGTCGCCCACGGCGTCCGCGAGCGGCGCGATCTGCTCCCCTCCTTCCTTTGCGCATTGTTGCCGCATGAGAGGACCCCGGAGGACGAGCGGTGGAACCCTCGCTGGCGCGCCGGCTACTTTGCCAGAGACATGGCCACAACCGCGGAAACACGGTGCATCCATTCGGCAAAATCCTGGCTCTGCCATCGGCTGGTCGACCGCGAGGCGCCAATCCTTCCCTGGCAGGCCGACCCGCAGGTGCAGAAAATTTCTCCTATCGAAGCGCAATCGATCCTGCTCTCTCACATGCGGACGGCATGGGACCTGGATCATCCGGATGCTCCTCTCTCGGAGCAGGAGGTGTATCTTACGGTTCCCGCCTCATTCGATGAATCCGCGCGGGAATATACCCTTGCCGCCGCGCGCCTCGCCGGCCTACCGGAGGTCCGTCTGCTCGAGGAACCCCAAGCAGCGTTTTATGCCTGGTTGGCCGAGCATGAAACCTCATGGGAACGAATCCTCCAACCGGGAGACCAGGTTTGGGTCTGCGACGTAGGAGGCGGCACAACGGATTTCACGCTGATCGAGGTGCGTCGTCGCTCGGACGGCACGCCAAGTCTGCACCGCACAGCCGTCGGAGAGCATCTGATCCTCGGCGGCGACAACCTGGACCTCGCCCTTGCCCTGCATTTGGAGCCGCGCTGGGGAGTCCGCCTGGATGCACGCCTGCTTCCCCCCGCCGTTGCGGTCTGCCGAAACGTGAAGGAGCTGTTCTTCTCCAATGACGCTCCCAATGAAATGGATGTGGCCCTTCCCGACCGCGGCGCGCGACTCGTCGGAGGATCCCGACGAACACGAGTGGAACGGGACGAAATTCGCGAATTCCTTTTGAACGGGTTTTTGCCAGTGGTCCCGCTGGACGCGACCGTTGCGCGGAGTGGCTCCGCTCTACAAGTGTTTGGCCTGCCCTACGCAAGAGATCCCGCCATTACACGGCACGCCGCGGATTTTCTGCGACAGCATTTGAAACGGGCTGAGGACGGTCGGCCCATTCCGCCTAGCGCGATCCTGTTCAACGGCGGATTTTTTATCTCCTCTCTGTTGCGTGAACGTTTCCTGCAAACGGTCAGCCAATGGTTCAGCTCGGCTGATTCGGCGTGGGTTCCGACTGTTTTGTCTTCATCGCGGCTTGACCTCGCAGTGGCCCGAGGCGCCGCATACTTTGGGCTCGTTCAACGAGGGTCTGGCGTACGAATTCACTCGACCCTAGGTCGCGCGTATTACCTCGCCCTCGGATCGGCCACTGGGATGGAATCTGAACGAGCCGTGTGTATTGCGCCTGCAGACCTGGAACCCAACCTCCGCATTCGGGTGGATTCGCTTCCCCTGCGGGCTCGGGTCAATGCGCCCGTCAGCTTTCAATTGGCTCACTCGCACAGCCGAGTCGGCGACCGGGCCGGTGACATCGTTCCCCTCGCTGACGAGGGCGTGGTGCTGACGGACTCCCTCCAGACGAAAATTACGACCTCGACCCGGGGAGCAGGCGATCTTCTTGACGTGGCCTTGAGCGCCGAATTGACCGAGATTGGGACCTTGGATGTTCGGATTCAGGCGCGCGGCGGACCCCAGCAGTGGCGGCTGACCTTCGATGCGCGGGAGAGCCGGCCCGCGAGCATGGGACAAACGCACCCCCGAAGTCTCGAAGCGATTGATGCTTCTCTGGTGGATCGGGTTCGTCGCGCCGCAGAGTCGTGGTTTGAACTCCCGCCAGCGGAAGCGGAGCAGAGCTCCATTTTTAAATCAGTCGAGGCCGCAGCCGGCCTAAAGCGCGAAGACTGGTCCGCCGCCCGATGCCGGGCATACTGGGATGCCTGCCGAGACTTGGAATCATTGCGGCGACGATCACCGGGGCATGAAGTCGGATGGCTGAACCTCGCGGGATATCTGATGCGTCCCGGCTACGGATTTCCGGGCGACGATGCGCGGGCACAACAACTGTGGAAAATCATGTCGAGCGGTCCGATTCACATCAATCGCGACACGGTTCGATGCGCGACCTGGATCTTCTGGCGGCGCCTCGCTGGAGGTCTTTCGCGCGGCCAGCAGACCGCACTCGCCGGACCCCTTGCTCGGGCCGTGCGTGAACTGGCCGCCGGTCGTACGCCGAACCATCCGCCTCTACGGCGCGGCGCTTATGAGACCACCGAGGTCATCCGACTCCTCGCCTCGCTTGAGCGGTGGACCGCCCAGGAGCGAGAGGCGCTCGCCGACCGACTGGCCGAGGTCGTCAGCGGCAGGGGAAAGTGGGTGGACCCCCGGGTCGCCCGCTGGGCCTTGGGACGCCTTGGCGCACGCGAACCTGCCTACGGACCCCTCAACGCCGTTCTATCAGCCGACAAGGCGGAACTATGGCTCCAAGCCCTAATGGAGGGCCTACCGCCAGATCGCCTCACAGATGATGACCTGTTCGCCATCGGGTCTATCGTCCGACGGACGGGTGACAGGATGCGAGACGTTTCAGAAACAGCCCGAACAGCGGCTCTCAATGCTTTGCGCAAAAGGGGCGCAGCCGAAGAGATGCTGGCCGCGTTTGAATCAGGATCGGAGTGGAACGATGCCGGGCGAAATGCCGAATTTGGCGAGGCCCTGCCGCCCGGGCTGATAATCTAG